A stretch of Lysinibacillus agricola DNA encodes these proteins:
- a CDS encoding YidH family protein — MEALNNWKEETGDSVKYAQQHLANERTYLAWIRTSISIVGVGFLTTSLHFTIKINANEYIHIVAICLGIFACFVGFIIGGLATFQYSRKRKEIQDGIFNPSNRCIFITSSLFSILIFIIFMYLSFLLFL, encoded by the coding sequence ATGGAGGCATTAAATAACTGGAAAGAAGAAACAGGCGATAGTGTAAAATATGCACAGCAGCATTTAGCGAATGAAAGAACTTATTTAGCGTGGATACGGACTAGTATATCTATTGTCGGTGTAGGGTTTTTGACCACTTCTTTGCATTTTACGATTAAAATTAACGCGAATGAATATATTCATATCGTAGCGATATGCCTTGGCATCTTCGCCTGTTTCGTTGGTTTTATAATAGGAGGTTTGGCTACTTTTCAATATTCAAGGAAAAGGAAAGAAATCCAGGATGGTATATTTAATCCTTCAAATCGTTGTATTTTTATTACTTCGTCACTTTTCTCCATCTTAATTTTCATTATTTTTATGTATCTTTCTTTCTTATTATTTCTGTAA
- the msrA gene encoding peptide-methionine (S)-S-oxide reductase MsrA, translating to MIEKASFAGGCFWCMVKPFVEWDGIHKVTSGYMGGHLENPTYEDVKKGTSGHLEVVEIEFDPSVFSYEQLLDIYWMQIDPTDAYGQFHDRGESYTTAIFTYSEEQKRIAEASKEKLAKSGRFDKPIVTTIRDAKHFYPAEDYHQDYYQKESEHYQKDRALSGRDQFITEHWEN from the coding sequence ATGATTGAGAAAGCTTCATTTGCTGGCGGTTGTTTTTGGTGTATGGTAAAGCCATTTGTTGAATGGGATGGTATACATAAGGTCACTTCGGGCTACATGGGTGGCCATTTAGAAAACCCTACTTATGAAGATGTAAAAAAAGGTACTTCTGGCCATTTAGAAGTAGTCGAAATTGAATTCGATCCTAGCGTTTTTAGTTATGAGCAGCTCCTTGATATCTACTGGATGCAAATCGACCCAACGGATGCCTATGGCCAATTCCATGACCGTGGTGAATCATACACGACGGCTATTTTCACCTATTCAGAAGAGCAAAAGCGAATTGCAGAAGCTTCCAAGGAGAAGCTTGCGAAAAGTGGTCGCTTTGATAAACCTATTGTAACCACAATTCGCGATGCCAAGCACTTCTACCCTGCAGAAGATTATCATCAGGACTATTATCAAAAAGAGTCGGAGCATTATCAGAAGGACCGAGCGCTTTCAGGTCGAGATCAGTTCATCACTGAGCATTGGGAAAATTAG
- a CDS encoding LCP family protein has translation MEEQEYSRRSQRPPKRRLRKGRALFTLLLLFVIVIVGYSVMQYRSGLELANDTKVAQEDFSGDTVKDDVENYLLLGVDTRGEEKSRTDTMMVLSWNKKTNDIKLVSFMRDIYAEIPGYQSYKLNTAYYLDGVQLLKETISNMFGLPIHHYAIIDFKNFESLVDILAPNGVEIDVEKDMSENIGVSLKQGVHNLNGKELLGYARFRHDAEGDFGRVARQQKVIEALKNEILAPQNMLNLPKFVGAAQGYVTTDYSSAGEIQQVLKMVSKGKVKIEKATIPIEGSYSFKNFSHAGDSIVIDVEKNKAFLRDFLGISLE, from the coding sequence ATGGAAGAGCAAGAATATTCAAGACGCTCACAACGTCCCCCAAAACGCCGATTGCGTAAAGGGAGAGCATTGTTCACATTGTTATTACTTTTTGTCATTGTTATTGTGGGTTATTCCGTTATGCAATATCGAAGTGGGCTAGAATTGGCAAACGATACAAAGGTAGCCCAGGAGGATTTCAGTGGCGATACAGTAAAAGATGATGTTGAAAACTATTTATTATTAGGAGTCGATACTCGTGGTGAAGAAAAATCACGTACAGATACAATGATGGTATTATCTTGGAATAAGAAAACAAATGATATTAAACTCGTCTCCTTCATGCGAGATATTTATGCGGAAATTCCAGGTTACCAATCCTATAAGCTTAATACGGCTTACTATTTAGACGGTGTTCAATTATTAAAGGAAACGATCAGCAATATGTTTGGTCTTCCAATTCATCATTATGCTATTATCGATTTTAAAAATTTCGAATCACTTGTAGATATTTTAGCGCCAAATGGAGTTGAAATCGATGTAGAAAAGGATATGTCCGAAAATATTGGCGTTTCATTGAAGCAAGGTGTGCATAACTTAAACGGTAAAGAATTACTTGGCTATGCTCGATTCCGCCACGATGCTGAAGGGGATTTTGGTCGGGTAGCACGTCAGCAAAAAGTTATCGAAGCATTAAAGAATGAAATTTTAGCGCCTCAAAATATGTTGAACTTACCAAAATTCGTTGGTGCAGCACAAGGCTATGTAACAACAGACTATTCATCTGCAGGAGAAATTCAGCAAGTGCTTAAAATGGTGTCAAAAGGTAAAGTCAAAATAGAAAAAGCAACTATACCAATTGAAGGCAGTTATAGTTTCAAAAACTTTAGTCATGCTGGCGATTCAATTGTTATTGATGTAGAGAAAAACAAAGCATTTTTACGTGATTTTTTAGGCATTTCCTTGGAGTGA
- a CDS encoding AI-2E family transporter encodes MEKERPKERSNFFSTKFIRFLGGKNLFFILLILLLSACVIFMFQKVSFIFTPLKVLFEVVILPGVLAIIGYYLLRPLLGLLERWRIPRVWGIFLLYIAVIGIITLLVVLVYPFLRDQFTNLAQEFPGYFMALTQNVVDYLNNSRFNEYLDKIGFNYDEVVKNFTTDMFETVKDTATNLAQGVASGITGFLSTLTGIVLSLVTVPFILFYLLKDGKKLPSFILKMCPPRMRKEVHAILHDMDKQISSYIQGQILVSMCIGAMVTIGFLIIGMKYALLLGFLAMITSVVPYLGPVIAITPAVIIALVTSPFMLIKLAIVWTVVQLIEGKFISPQIMGKSLSIHPITIIFVLLTAGSLFGVPGVILGIPGYAILKVLVTHLFNLFKQRYNRYEDEDHQKYEV; translated from the coding sequence ATGGAAAAAGAAAGACCAAAAGAGCGGTCGAATTTCTTTTCAACGAAATTTATTCGCTTTTTAGGTGGTAAAAATTTATTTTTTATACTGCTTATTTTATTATTATCGGCATGCGTTATTTTCATGTTTCAAAAAGTTTCCTTTATATTTACCCCGCTAAAAGTTTTATTTGAGGTGGTTATTCTACCTGGGGTACTTGCCATTATCGGGTATTATTTATTACGCCCATTATTAGGGCTTTTAGAAAGATGGCGTATCCCAAGAGTTTGGGGTATTTTTCTTCTATATATCGCTGTAATTGGCATAATAACGTTATTAGTAGTACTTGTCTATCCATTTTTACGTGATCAATTCACTAATTTAGCGCAGGAATTTCCAGGATACTTTATGGCGCTAACACAAAATGTTGTCGATTACTTAAACAATTCACGCTTCAATGAGTATTTGGATAAAATAGGCTTTAACTATGACGAGGTTGTCAAGAATTTTACAACGGATATGTTTGAAACGGTAAAAGATACGGCTACGAATTTAGCACAAGGTGTGGCATCCGGTATTACTGGCTTCCTTTCTACCTTAACAGGAATTGTTCTATCATTAGTGACAGTGCCATTTATTTTATTTTACTTACTTAAAGATGGTAAAAAACTACCGAGCTTTATTTTAAAAATGTGCCCGCCACGCATGCGTAAAGAAGTGCATGCAATTTTGCACGATATGGACAAGCAAATTAGTTCTTACATACAGGGGCAAATTTTAGTGTCAATGTGTATCGGTGCTATGGTGACAATCGGATTTTTAATTATCGGTATGAAATATGCCTTATTGCTTGGGTTCCTTGCGATGATTACGAGTGTGGTTCCTTACTTAGGGCCGGTTATTGCGATTACACCAGCTGTCATTATCGCTCTTGTTACATCACCGTTTATGCTTATTAAGCTAGCCATTGTATGGACGGTAGTACAGCTGATTGAAGGGAAATTCATTTCTCCTCAAATTATGGGTAAATCACTTAGTATCCATCCAATTACAATAATTTTCGTTTTATTAACGGCTGGTTCTTTATTTGGCGTACCTGGTGTTATTTTAGGGATTCCAGGCTATGCTATCTTAAAAGTGCTTGTGACACATTTATTTAATCTATTCAAACAGCGTTATAATCGATATGAGGATGAAGATCATCAAAAATATGAAGTGTAA
- a CDS encoding aminotransferase class I/II-fold pyridoxal phosphate-dependent enzyme, with the protein MKIVPSKKMSLFTPAIFGDLKTFAKQQQAKGMTMIDLSLGSPDLPPHAKIREHLSYRAGLAESYGYTLTGTQRFYEAVSRYYKRRSNVDLDPASEIIQTIGSQEGLVHLPIAFCDPGDIVLSTNPAYVAYDAGIHLAGATPYYMPQTADNDYLPDLDAVPEEIAQKAKLLILNLPGNPVPAMPSLAYFEKVIAFAKKYNIIVLHDAAYSEFYFTGDGPISFLAAPGAKEVGMEINSLSKSFSLAGTRIAYIAGNAEMITILKQLKSNLDFGIFEPIQDAAVVALDNAEEITASLRETFSERHKTLMNGLRELGWDAAPSNGGMFVWAKYPYDIDCTDLAFKLIEQAGIVTVPGTVFGSAGQGYLRLALVQPKELLQEAIDRLAQVQVTPKN; encoded by the coding sequence TTGAAAATCGTACCATCTAAAAAAATGTCATTATTTACACCAGCAATTTTCGGAGATTTAAAAACTTTTGCCAAACAACAGCAAGCTAAAGGGATGACAATGATCGACCTAAGCTTAGGTAGTCCAGACCTTCCCCCCCACGCTAAAATTCGCGAGCATTTATCCTATAGAGCGGGTTTAGCAGAATCCTATGGCTATACTTTAACGGGCACACAACGTTTTTATGAAGCTGTTAGCCGCTATTATAAACGTCGTAGCAATGTAGATTTAGATCCCGCTTCTGAAATCATTCAAACGATTGGCTCTCAAGAGGGCTTAGTGCATTTACCAATTGCCTTTTGTGACCCCGGAGATATCGTCTTATCCACAAACCCAGCTTACGTTGCCTATGATGCAGGGATTCATCTAGCAGGCGCAACGCCTTACTACATGCCACAAACAGCTGACAACGACTATTTACCAGATTTAGATGCTGTGCCTGAAGAAATTGCTCAAAAAGCAAAGCTACTGATTTTAAACTTACCAGGTAATCCAGTACCAGCAATGCCTTCATTAGCCTATTTTGAAAAAGTCATTGCCTTTGCTAAAAAATACAACATCATCGTTCTACATGATGCGGCTTACTCTGAGTTCTACTTTACAGGTGATGGCCCAATTAGCTTCTTAGCCGCTCCTGGAGCAAAAGAAGTTGGTATGGAAATTAACTCCTTATCGAAAAGCTTTAGCCTTGCTGGAACACGTATCGCTTATATTGCGGGCAACGCAGAGATGATTACAATATTAAAGCAATTAAAATCAAATTTAGATTTCGGTATTTTCGAGCCAATTCAAGATGCTGCGGTCGTAGCACTTGATAACGCAGAGGAAATTACAGCAAGCCTACGTGAAACATTCTCAGAACGCCATAAAACACTAATGAACGGCTTACGTGAATTAGGATGGGATGCAGCCCCTTCAAATGGTGGCATGTTCGTATGGGCAAAATATCCGTACGATATTGACTGTACAGATCTAGCCTTTAAACTAATTGAACAGGCTGGCATTGTGACAGTTCCTGGTACAGTATTTGGCTCGGCTGGACAAGGTTATTTACGTTTAGCGTTAGTTCAACCAAAAGAATTGTTACAGGAAGCTATTGACCGCTTAGCACAAGTGCAAGTAACGCCAAAAAATTAA
- a CDS encoding enoyl-CoA hydratase/isomerase family protein, which yields MQVKTTRLEAEDAKIIYQETAGLAIITIHRPQAKNALTANMWDQLAKIALQVLDNPKNKVLILRGSGENFTAGSDIKEFNAISLDKAEKAFVHMEKTISTIERLPIPTIGVINGPAMGAGLELALACDIRIGSEKAKLGIPVGKLGITLNNKFAQRLVQLVGPSTTKDLVFTGRMFKAEEAFKLGMLNYLVAEKDLNKYMIRMGKLVAGMSPESLLAVKQSVQECVDSVPTLWEGSTPFVGKDFAEGCRAFVEKRQPHFTRQSK from the coding sequence ATGCAAGTAAAAACAACTCGACTTGAAGCAGAAGACGCAAAAATTATTTATCAAGAAACAGCTGGGCTTGCGATTATTACGATCCATCGCCCACAGGCCAAAAATGCACTAACAGCAAATATGTGGGATCAATTAGCGAAAATTGCCCTGCAAGTATTAGATAATCCGAAAAATAAAGTTTTGATTTTACGCGGATCTGGCGAAAACTTTACTGCCGGCTCTGATATTAAAGAATTTAACGCCATTTCACTTGATAAAGCCGAAAAAGCCTTTGTACATATGGAAAAAACGATCTCCACTATTGAGCGTTTACCAATTCCAACAATTGGCGTGATTAATGGTCCCGCAATGGGTGCTGGCTTAGAGCTTGCATTAGCCTGTGATATCCGCATTGGCTCCGAGAAAGCAAAGCTCGGTATCCCTGTCGGTAAATTAGGAATCACCTTAAATAACAAATTTGCACAGCGTTTAGTTCAACTTGTAGGCCCTTCTACAACGAAGGATTTAGTATTTACGGGGCGCATGTTTAAAGCCGAGGAAGCCTTTAAGCTTGGCATGCTCAACTATTTAGTAGCTGAAAAAGATTTAAATAAATACATGATTCGCATGGGTAAGCTTGTTGCTGGAATGTCACCTGAATCCTTACTAGCCGTGAAGCAATCTGTTCAAGAATGTGTGGACAGTGTACCAACATTATGGGAAGGTTCAACACCGTTTGTAGGAAAGGATTTTGCAGAAGGCTGCCGTGCCTTTGTAGAAAAACGTCAGCCTCACTTTACACGTCAATCAAAATAA
- a CDS encoding tyrosine-type recombinase/integrase, giving the protein MVTLKEAWNSYLLLLQSLKKSAATKKQYNLDGHQFLAFAHEKNYLFVDHQLKELLFIYSNYLKETYENINTFNHKIATLRGFVDFVFLREWVEPFDYEVILQPKKRHKEALKVLTKKQLMQIANVWPTYFQYAKTMEHAWLARRNGCIVQMLIETGCKPAELVRMKWAHINFDSSVVFISNQNGRREIKLSPIVMDMLAHYKEATEELHEEKMGEWVWVSEASQSKAISTKTIERIFQTMSKDIGTNVRATDLRYTVMQKAFQSEKTIENIQEKMGYVRKWVLTERQERFE; this is encoded by the coding sequence ATGGTCACACTGAAGGAAGCATGGAACAGCTATTTATTACTTTTACAGTCTTTAAAGAAAAGTGCTGCAACCAAAAAGCAGTACAATCTAGATGGACATCAATTTTTAGCGTTTGCTCATGAAAAAAACTACTTGTTTGTGGATCATCAATTAAAAGAATTGTTATTTATATATAGTAATTATCTGAAGGAAACCTACGAAAATATCAACACATTTAATCATAAAATTGCTACATTGCGAGGCTTTGTTGACTTTGTCTTTTTACGAGAGTGGGTGGAGCCTTTTGATTATGAGGTCATTTTACAGCCAAAAAAGAGGCACAAAGAAGCTTTAAAAGTACTGACAAAGAAACAATTGATGCAAATTGCAAATGTCTGGCCGACCTATTTTCAATATGCTAAAACGATGGAGCATGCTTGGTTAGCAAGACGTAATGGCTGCATTGTTCAAATGCTTATAGAAACAGGATGCAAGCCAGCAGAACTTGTACGTATGAAATGGGCTCATATTAACTTCGACTCATCGGTAGTTTTCATTTCTAACCAAAATGGACGTAGAGAAATAAAGCTTTCTCCAATAGTAATGGACATGCTAGCGCATTACAAAGAGGCAACAGAGGAATTACATGAAGAAAAGATGGGAGAATGGGTTTGGGTAAGCGAGGCTAGTCAATCAAAAGCCATCTCAACGAAAACAATTGAGCGAATTTTCCAAACGATGTCAAAGGATATTGGAACGAATGTCAGAGCAACAGATTTGCGATACACCGTCATGCAAAAAGCCTTTCAAAGTGAAAAAACAATCGAAAATATTCAGGAAAAAATGGGCTATGTGCGAAAATGGGTGCTTACTGAAAGGCAGGAGCGTTTTGAATAG
- a CDS encoding alpha/beta fold hydrolase → MNPNEIKGLILCDYPAKYPLIQETWIEAVDKLEGRDHVGRGIQMDSKEIVLWEELKEIGCPVLVLKAGKEGSLLNTDDAEKYKNNLKNVEVIEFSKSGHELWIPDYNNFINTITNYF, encoded by the coding sequence ATGAATCCTAACGAAATCAAGGGCCTGATATTATGTGATTATCCTGCAAAATATCCTCTAATTCAAGAAACATGGATAGAGGCCGTTGATAAATTAGAGGGCAGGGATCATGTAGGTAGAGGTATTCAGATGGATTCAAAGGAAATAGTTTTATGGGAGGAATTAAAGGAAATTGGTTGTCCTGTCTTAGTTCTTAAAGCTGGTAAAGAGGGATCTTTACTAAACACAGATGATGCAGAAAAATATAAAAATAACTTGAAAAATGTTGAAGTTATAGAATTTTCAAAGTCAGGGCATGAATTATGGATTCCAGACTATAACAATTTTATTAACACAATAACAAATTATTTTTAA
- a CDS encoding PD-(D/E)XK nuclease family protein, which yields MIVAESADENIDDITDIAMLNVNQFRSPEVIAEKDINKLDIYEGEEESEKNDEKGRLDVFFKVNIVDEKEKTNEQKLILAVEQKVNARVDVNQCDKYLRKFEETFKDDKFLLVGLVPKSQMKESNEATFGSSRWIGIDYQQLVDIVLMPCLDNPDLNIYAKSIIQQNVDALRMPYKNKREKLATIEERILVRSIYDRFEDVIKAITKISNEDDSNERDYVKMVVTETYSDVFRTIRWILDEENDVDELWNFSSPFQRTIHKRWDELTIIITHGGNEMVINGENVPELWNKTLRWIEEQGLPLRQLVDEGIILGSGDRGKRYAIAMQPVHLNRRKFTTIREYQSILTGEIYSLEAKINSESAMLTIAKLLKKLGVEVETPLIESNGMFVNI from the coding sequence ATGATCGTAGCAGAGTCGGCTGATGAAAATATTGATGATATTACCGATATTGCTATGCTAAATGTAAATCAATTCCGTAGTCCTGAGGTAATCGCAGAAAAGGATATAAATAAACTAGATATATATGAAGGAGAGGAAGAATCGGAGAAAAATGATGAAAAAGGAAGGCTTGATGTCTTTTTCAAAGTAAATATCGTTGATGAAAAAGAGAAAACTAATGAACAAAAATTAATCCTCGCTGTAGAACAAAAGGTAAATGCAAGAGTAGACGTAAATCAATGCGATAAATACTTACGAAAATTTGAGGAGACTTTTAAAGATGATAAGTTTCTACTTGTTGGGTTAGTCCCGAAAAGCCAAATGAAAGAATCGAATGAAGCGACTTTCGGGAGTTCTAGATGGATTGGAATTGATTATCAGCAACTAGTAGACATCGTTCTAATGCCTTGTTTGGATAATCCGGACTTAAATATATATGCCAAATCAATTATTCAACAGAATGTAGACGCGTTACGGATGCCATATAAAAATAAACGTGAAAAACTAGCTACTATAGAAGAAAGAATTTTGGTTCGCTCTATATACGACCGATTTGAAGATGTTATAAAAGCAATTACGAAAATATCCAACGAAGACGACAGTAACGAAAGAGACTATGTAAAGATGGTCGTAACAGAAACATATAGTGATGTGTTTAGAACGATTCGATGGATCCTAGATGAAGAAAATGATGTAGATGAATTATGGAATTTCTCCTCGCCATTCCAAAGAACTATCCATAAAAGATGGGACGAGCTAACCATTATCATTACGCATGGAGGAAATGAAATGGTCATAAATGGCGAAAATGTTCCGGAACTTTGGAATAAGACATTACGATGGATTGAGGAACAAGGTCTCCCATTAAGACAACTCGTTGATGAAGGTATTATTCTTGGGAGCGGTGATCGTGGAAAACGGTATGCAATAGCGATGCAACCAGTCCATTTGAATAGAAGAAAATTTACTACCATTCGTGAGTACCAGTCTATTTTAACAGGTGAAATCTATTCCCTAGAAGCGAAAATCAATTCTGAAAGTGCTATGCTAACCATTGCTAAGCTATTAAAAAAGCTTGGTGTTGAGGTTGAAACACCGCTGATAGAGAGCAATGGGATGTTTGTCAATATTTAA
- a CDS encoding type 1 glutamine amidotransferase family protein, with protein MQTKKVYLYVFNTMSDWEYGYLIAELNSGRYFKKDLAPLKVITVGANKGIITTMGGLSIKPDISLDECTLESKDLLILPGGTTWREDIHQPILERIGQALKIGTIVAAICGATEALANMGYLDTRKHTSNNLEYTKMVCPNYKGEKFYELGSAVSDANLVTASGIAPLEFAMEVLKKIDVFTPDALHSWYNLNKTHKPEYFFQLMNSINS; from the coding sequence ATGCAAACAAAAAAAGTTTATCTTTATGTATTTAATACAATGTCAGACTGGGAATATGGATATTTAATTGCTGAACTAAACTCAGGAAGATATTTCAAAAAGGATTTAGCACCTTTAAAAGTAATTACAGTGGGAGCTAATAAAGGAATTATTACTACCATGGGAGGACTGAGTATAAAACCAGATATTTCCCTTGATGAATGTACTCTTGAGAGTAAAGATCTTTTAATTTTACCAGGAGGGACTACTTGGAGAGAAGATATTCATCAACCTATCTTGGAAAGAATTGGCCAAGCTTTAAAGATTGGCACTATTGTTGCTGCAATTTGTGGTGCAACTGAGGCCCTTGCGAATATGGGATACTTAGATACTAGAAAGCATACAAGTAATAACTTAGAATATACTAAAATGGTATGTCCTAACTATAAAGGAGAAAAGTTCTATGAGTTGGGATCTGCGGTATCTGATGCGAATTTAGTTACTGCATCAGGAATAGCTCCTCTGGAATTTGCAATGGAGGTACTAAAAAAAATAGATGTATTTACACCAGATGCATTACATTCATGGTATAACCTAAATAAGACTCATAAACCTGAATACTTCTTCCAGTTAATGAATTCAATAAATAGCTGA